In one window of Rhodanobacter sp. FDAARGOS 1247 DNA:
- a CDS encoding SDR family oxidoreductase has translation MAATTRTAKAARATVERQRAIQAATDRDDQRKKASKGPASKKAAPQKPTAATKKPANPLPRQHQKKPGSEQELDPRPQFMAPNYAGSGKLAGMSALITGGDSGIGRAVAVLFAREGADVAIVYLSEHADAEETRDYVEGEGQRCLLIPGDVRDPAFCRKAVAKTVKAFGKLSVLVNNAAFQEHADSIEDITDAHFDETLRTNLYGYFQMARAASPHLGSGCSIINTGSETGLFGNDKLLDYSMTKGGIHAFTRALASNMVSRGIRVNAVAPGPVWTPLNPADQPAERVREFGKSSAMGRPAQPEELAPAYVFLAAPSCASYISGAVLPVMGGPTS, from the coding sequence ATGGCAGCAACCACGCGCACCGCCAAGGCGGCCAGGGCAACGGTCGAGCGCCAGCGCGCGATCCAGGCCGCGACCGATCGCGACGACCAGCGCAAGAAGGCGTCCAAGGGGCCGGCGTCGAAGAAGGCGGCTCCGCAAAAGCCGACGGCCGCAACGAAGAAGCCGGCAAACCCGCTGCCGCGGCAGCACCAGAAAAAGCCCGGCAGCGAACAGGAGCTCGACCCGCGTCCCCAGTTCATGGCGCCCAACTACGCCGGTTCGGGCAAGCTGGCCGGCATGTCCGCCCTGATCACCGGCGGCGACTCCGGCATCGGGCGGGCGGTGGCGGTGCTGTTCGCCCGCGAAGGCGCCGACGTGGCCATCGTCTACCTGAGCGAGCATGCCGATGCCGAGGAGACCCGTGACTACGTCGAGGGCGAAGGCCAGCGTTGCCTGCTGATTCCGGGCGACGTCAGGGACCCGGCGTTCTGCCGCAAGGCGGTGGCGAAGACGGTGAAGGCGTTCGGCAAGCTGTCCGTGCTGGTCAACAACGCCGCCTTCCAGGAACACGCCGATTCGATCGAGGACATCACCGACGCGCATTTCGACGAGACCCTGCGCACCAATCTGTACGGCTATTTCCAGATGGCCAGGGCCGCCTCGCCGCACCTGGGCAGCGGCTGCTCGATCATCAACACCGGCTCGGAGACCGGGCTGTTCGGCAATGACAAGCTGCTCGACTATTCGATGACCAAGGGCGGCATCCACGCGTTCACCAGGGCGCTGGCCTCGAACATGGTGTCGCGCGGCATCCGGGTGAACGCCGTTGCGCCCGGCCCGGTGTGGACGCCGCTGAATCCCGCCGACCAGCCGGCCGAACGCGTGCGCGAGTTCGGCAAGTCCAGCGCGATGGGTCGCCCCGCGCAACCGGAGGAACTCGCCCCCGCCTACGTCTTTCTCGCCGCACCCTCGTGCGCCAGCTACATCTCCGGCGCGGTGCTGCCGGTGATGGGCGGACCTACCAGCTGA
- a CDS encoding Ku protein — MARPIWTGTLSFGLLNVPVSLMSGERSVDLHFRMLDSRSNTPVRYERVNAETGEEVPWKEIVKAFEYAKGSYVVLEPEDIKSAAADGREVVDVKAFVEADSIGPEYFEKPYFLVPGKKAEKGYVLLREVLKRTGRIGIARVVIRTREYLSAVMPRGNALVLMLLRYPQELVDAEDYKIPEGAASQYRISPREIQMAEQLIESMSDEWNPAEYRDEFRDRLRKVIEKRMKSKGVVTTESEDEADMPENATTNVVDFMSLLQKSLASNKRTPAKKAAAKSAGKTARGKSTDKPAGKSTAGKKSAAKKTPAKKRAATRKAG; from the coding sequence ATGGCACGTCCCATCTGGACCGGAACCCTTTCATTCGGCCTGCTCAACGTCCCCGTGTCGCTGATGTCCGGCGAGCGCAGCGTCGACCTGCATTTCCGCATGCTGGACAGCCGCAGCAACACGCCGGTGCGCTACGAGCGCGTCAATGCCGAAACCGGCGAAGAGGTGCCGTGGAAGGAGATCGTCAAGGCCTTCGAATACGCCAAGGGCAGCTACGTCGTGCTGGAGCCGGAGGACATCAAGTCCGCCGCCGCCGACGGACGCGAGGTGGTCGACGTGAAGGCCTTCGTCGAGGCCGATTCGATCGGCCCCGAGTATTTCGAGAAGCCGTACTTCCTGGTGCCGGGCAAGAAGGCGGAGAAGGGCTACGTGCTGCTGCGCGAAGTGCTCAAGCGCACCGGCCGCATCGGCATCGCGCGGGTGGTGATCCGCACCCGCGAATATCTTTCCGCGGTGATGCCGCGCGGCAATGCGCTGGTGCTGATGCTGCTGCGCTATCCGCAGGAGCTGGTCGACGCGGAGGATTACAAGATCCCCGAAGGCGCCGCGTCGCAATACCGGATCTCGCCCAGGGAGATCCAGATGGCCGAACAGCTGATCGAATCGATGAGCGACGAGTGGAATCCGGCCGAGTACCGCGACGAATTCCGCGACCGCCTGCGCAAGGTGATCGAGAAGCGGATGAAGTCGAAGGGCGTGGTGACCACCGAATCGGAAGACGAAGCCGACATGCCGGAGAATGCCACCACCAACGTGGTCGACTTCATGTCGCTGCTGCAGAAGAGCCTGGCCAGCAACAAGCGCACGCCCGCGAAGAAGGCCGCGGCGAAATCCGCCGGCAAAACCGCCCGCGGCAAGAGCACGGACAAGCCGGCGGGCAAGTCGACGGCAGGGAAGAAGTCCGCCGCAAAA